A single Microbacterium protaetiae DNA region contains:
- a CDS encoding Fe-S cluster assembly protein HesB: MLTLTENAQTAVKSIVSNGPEAETAGLRIHGSEDPASGFALSVVPAPESSDTIVDESGARVFLDAGAAAALDGQVLDAQVDTEGGVRFGLSAQV; this comes from the coding sequence ATGCTCACCTTGACTGAGAACGCCCAGACGGCGGTGAAGTCGATCGTCTCGAACGGCCCGGAGGCAGAAACGGCCGGCCTGCGTATTCACGGCTCGGAAGACCCGGCTTCGGGTTTCGCGCTGTCGGTGGTGCCCGCGCCGGAGTCATCCGACACCATCGTCGACGAGTCGGGCGCGCGAGTGTTTCTGGATGCCGGGGCCGCAGCGGCCCTCGACGGACAGGTGCTCGACGCCCAGGTCGACACGGAAGGCGGCGTGCGCTTCGGCCTCTCCGCACAGGTCTGA
- a CDS encoding SDR family oxidoreductase produces the protein MTTPETDDAGEYSGRVAVITGSSRGIGRHLALELASKGALVVVNYRTNAELAEEVVAEARRRGGDGIAVRADMENPEDIARLFDATADAYGRLDFFVNNAAAAAFKRITDLKTHHLDRSYAMNLRPFVLGAQEAVKLMDRGGRIVAVSSYGSMRAFATYAALGSYKAAVESFIRFMAVEFAGYGITVNGVNGGLIDSDSLEYFYSMPGMAPMQKVIDAIPLGRPGTVADMANAIEFLLSEKAGYITGHTIVVDGGMTVAAPPYWHDTTDPLGLPPRPTRD, from the coding sequence ATGACCACGCCCGAAACCGACGACGCCGGAGAATACTCGGGCCGGGTCGCCGTGATCACCGGATCGTCGCGGGGGATCGGCCGCCACCTCGCGCTCGAGCTGGCCAGCAAGGGCGCGTTGGTGGTCGTCAACTACCGCACCAACGCCGAGCTCGCCGAGGAGGTCGTCGCCGAAGCACGGCGGCGCGGAGGCGACGGTATAGCGGTGCGCGCCGACATGGAGAATCCCGAAGACATCGCGCGGCTCTTCGACGCCACGGCCGACGCATACGGACGGCTGGACTTCTTCGTCAACAACGCGGCTGCGGCCGCGTTCAAGCGCATCACCGATCTGAAGACGCACCACCTCGACCGTTCGTACGCCATGAACCTGCGTCCGTTCGTGCTGGGCGCGCAAGAGGCCGTCAAGCTCATGGACCGCGGCGGCCGGATCGTCGCCGTCTCCAGCTACGGCAGCATGCGGGCGTTCGCCACCTATGCGGCGCTGGGGTCGTACAAGGCTGCCGTCGAGTCGTTCATCCGCTTCATGGCGGTGGAGTTCGCCGGTTACGGCATCACGGTCAACGGCGTCAACGGCGGGCTCATCGACTCGGATTCGCTCGAGTACTTCTATTCGATGCCCGGGATGGCACCGATGCAGAAGGTCATCGACGCGATTCCGCTGGGCAGGCCCGGCACGGTGGCCGACATGGCGAACGCCATCGAGTTTCTGCTCTCAGAGAAGGCCGGGTACATCACAGGGCACACCATCGTCGTCGACGGCGGCATGACGGTGGCCGCACCCCCCTACTGGCACGACACGACCGACCCGCTCGGGCTGCCGCCGCGCCCCACACGCGACTGA
- a CDS encoding aldo/keto reductase has translation MSEFELALNNGVIMPALGFGVFQTPPDETATAVDEALRVGYRHIDTAAAYGNERGVGDALRRSDLDRAEVFLETKVWISDYGYEQTLHAFDKSAGKLGVDQIDLLILHQALPGEFDRTIQAYRALEKLLADGKVRAIGVSNFMPEHLDRLLAATSVVPAVNQIEVHPYFRQSDLLAKNAELGIVSQAWSPIGGITFYREGGSSTLNDETIGSIATAHGVSPAQVMLRWHLQQQRSAIPKSTTPSRIAENFDVFGFALAADELARIDALDTGVRRGPEPDDITLQSYGRAIPEA, from the coding sequence ATGAGCGAGTTCGAACTGGCATTGAACAACGGCGTGATCATGCCCGCCCTGGGCTTCGGCGTGTTCCAGACCCCGCCCGATGAGACCGCGACCGCGGTCGATGAAGCGCTGCGGGTCGGCTACCGACACATCGATACGGCTGCGGCGTACGGAAACGAGCGAGGGGTCGGAGATGCCCTGCGCCGGTCGGATCTGGATCGAGCCGAGGTGTTCCTGGAGACGAAGGTCTGGATCAGCGACTACGGCTACGAGCAGACCCTGCACGCCTTCGACAAGAGCGCCGGCAAGCTCGGCGTCGACCAGATCGACCTGCTGATCCTCCACCAGGCTCTGCCGGGTGAGTTCGATCGCACCATCCAGGCATACCGGGCGCTGGAGAAGCTGCTCGCCGACGGCAAGGTTCGCGCGATCGGTGTGAGCAACTTCATGCCCGAACACCTCGACCGCCTTCTGGCGGCGACATCGGTGGTCCCCGCGGTGAACCAGATCGAGGTCCATCCCTACTTTCGCCAATCGGATCTGCTCGCCAAGAATGCCGAGCTGGGCATCGTGTCGCAGGCGTGGTCGCCGATCGGCGGCATCACGTTCTACCGCGAGGGCGGCAGCAGCACGCTCAACGACGAGACCATCGGGAGCATCGCCACAGCACATGGCGTCTCGCCGGCGCAGGTGATGCTGCGCTGGCACCTGCAGCAGCAGCGCTCGGCGATCCCCAAGTCGACGACACCGTCTCGCATCGCGGAGAACTTCGACGTGTTCGGCTTCGCCCTCGCCGCCGATGAGCTCGCCCGCATCGACGCGCTCGACACCGGTGTGCGCCGGGGACCCGAGCCCGACGACATCACTCTTCAAAGCTACGGCCGCGCCATCCCTGAAGCCTGA
- a CDS encoding DNA polymerase Y family protein, whose product MNAATRSLVLWFPDWPVTALRRQRGRVDAAGVDAAGVDAAAPDVAGMDAAALAIVHANTVVACSAAARADGVRRGQRRRDAQARCPRLEIVPADPERDARMFSPIVTRIEQLAPGVQIIRPGLCALRARGPARYYGGENAAACEILDLLAEAEELPGVRAGVADGPFTAEQAARATAPDAPVRVVADGAAAEFLAPLPVTSLQDDGLAHLLSRLGVHTLGAFADLDRALVHDRFGPVGRRLHELAGGADSRPVQPRTPPPELDREVAFEPAVEAAEQVAFGMRMAADEFIGGLGAVDLVCTELRVELVGERGERSERVWLHPRSFDAAAVIDRVRWQLAEDAQNHVLRSGVVLARIHPEAVDAASAHQPAIFGSGPDDRVHHALSRVQAMLGHRGVLTPAIGGGRWLSERQVLVPWGDRGDRAVAAQRSRPWPGSLPPPAPATVFPHPQLVDVVSETGVIVEVDERGTLSAPPARLTEAGRGRDIVSWAGPWTVDERGWDAARARRAHRFQIVDAEQNAWLLVCEGGRWAAEARYD is encoded by the coding sequence ATGAACGCGGCGACACGCAGCCTCGTGCTGTGGTTTCCCGACTGGCCGGTCACGGCGCTGCGCCGGCAGCGCGGGAGGGTGGATGCTGCGGGGGTGGATGCTGCGGGGGTGGATGCTGCGGCCCCGGATGTCGCGGGGATGGATGCCGCGGCCCTGGCCATCGTGCACGCCAACACCGTCGTGGCATGCTCGGCGGCGGCCCGTGCCGACGGCGTGCGCCGCGGTCAGCGGCGCCGCGACGCGCAGGCGCGCTGTCCGCGTCTCGAGATCGTTCCGGCCGATCCCGAGCGCGACGCGCGTATGTTCTCGCCGATCGTCACTCGCATCGAGCAGCTCGCCCCCGGCGTGCAGATCATCCGGCCGGGGCTGTGCGCGCTGCGCGCCCGGGGGCCGGCGCGGTACTACGGCGGCGAGAACGCCGCCGCCTGCGAGATTCTCGACCTGCTCGCCGAGGCAGAAGAACTGCCCGGGGTGCGCGCGGGCGTCGCCGACGGACCGTTCACCGCCGAGCAGGCAGCCCGTGCCACCGCCCCCGACGCGCCCGTGCGCGTGGTCGCCGACGGCGCGGCGGCGGAGTTCCTGGCTCCTTTGCCGGTGACCTCACTGCAAGACGACGGACTCGCCCATCTTCTCAGCCGGCTCGGGGTGCACACTCTGGGGGCGTTCGCCGATCTTGACCGTGCACTCGTGCACGACCGGTTCGGGCCGGTGGGGCGGCGACTGCATGAGCTGGCCGGCGGCGCCGACTCCCGCCCGGTGCAGCCGCGCACGCCGCCGCCCGAGCTCGATCGCGAGGTCGCCTTCGAACCGGCCGTGGAAGCGGCCGAGCAGGTGGCGTTCGGCATGCGTATGGCAGCCGATGAGTTCATCGGCGGGCTCGGCGCCGTCGATCTGGTGTGTACCGAGCTGCGGGTCGAACTGGTCGGTGAGCGGGGCGAGCGCAGCGAGCGGGTGTGGCTGCACCCGCGCTCGTTCGACGCGGCCGCGGTCATCGATCGCGTGCGCTGGCAGCTGGCCGAAGACGCGCAGAACCATGTGCTGCGCAGCGGAGTGGTGCTCGCACGGATCCATCCCGAGGCGGTGGATGCGGCATCCGCCCATCAGCCCGCCATCTTCGGCTCGGGCCCCGACGATCGCGTGCATCATGCGCTCTCTCGCGTGCAGGCGATGCTCGGGCACCGTGGGGTGCTCACCCCCGCGATCGGCGGGGGGCGGTGGCTGAGCGAGCGACAGGTGCTCGTGCCCTGGGGTGACCGCGGCGATCGTGCGGTGGCCGCGCAGCGGTCGCGGCCGTGGCCCGGCAGCCTGCCGCCTCCGGCTCCGGCGACGGTGTTCCCGCATCCGCAGCTCGTCGATGTCGTCTCTGAGACGGGGGTGATCGTCGAGGTCGACGAGCGCGGAACGCTCAGCGCCCCGCCGGCGCGGCTGACCGAAGCCGGGCGAGGCCGCGACATCGTCTCGTGGGCAGGGCCGTGGACCGTCGACGAGCGCGGGTGGGATGCCGCGCGTGCGCGTCGTGCGCACAGGTTTCAGATCGTCGACGCCGAGCAGAACGCCTGGCTGCTCGTCTGCGAGGGCGGCCGCTGGGCGGCCGAGGCGCGGTACGACTGA
- a CDS encoding FAD-dependent oxidoreductase: MASPRRYPRVRTPVRVGTLTLPHRVLMGSMHLNRERGDPAALAAFYAERARGGAGLIITGGAAVSRVGAGGAGYGVIAEPEFARTWHTVVQAVHEAGGRIALQLFHAGRYALPRAFGLTPVAPSAVYSRFSDATPIALDDEGIAATIADFAAASRIGIGLGFDGVEIMASEGYLLNQFASPVTNLRDDAWGGDAARRCAFPVAVTRAVRSAVGSAPVLVRISGADLVEGSSTPDEVDALAVALADAGADAVDVGIGWHESRVPTVQSMVPHAAFTQVSARIRAALAAAGATVPVIASNRINTLAQAERVLAGGEADIVSMARPFLADPHIVAASFAGREATVNPCIGCNEACIDRSFGLEPVSCTVNPRAGRELEFPLAAASRPRGTRIAVVGAGPAGMEAARAAAFAGAQVTLFEAGDAIGGQFLLAGAVPGKSDFAANARSFARVLDELGVDVRTGHEATAEELVGFDHVVVATGVVPRRVELPGVERAVDYVQAFAEAARLGERVAVIGAGGIAVDLAHLLVEGVDAGPDRFLIEHGLRVGALPAPRRRVTIMRRTGAIGAGMGVTTRWAAVQEIRRRGVRTLTGVTYRAIEPSGVRVEVDGTEELIEADVVVIAAGQTPRAQLAGQLASRGIAHTVVGGARNTAGLNAVAAFEEGLRAGDAAARAAGR, encoded by the coding sequence GTGGCATCCCCCCGTCGCTACCCGAGGGTGCGCACGCCCGTGCGCGTGGGCACGCTGACCCTGCCGCACCGTGTACTGATGGGCTCGATGCATCTGAACCGCGAGCGGGGCGACCCCGCCGCGCTCGCGGCCTTCTACGCGGAACGGGCGCGGGGCGGGGCCGGGCTGATCATCACCGGCGGGGCGGCCGTGAGCCGGGTCGGTGCCGGTGGGGCCGGGTACGGCGTCATCGCCGAGCCGGAGTTCGCCCGCACCTGGCACACGGTGGTGCAGGCCGTACACGAGGCGGGCGGCCGGATCGCGCTGCAGCTGTTCCATGCGGGGCGGTATGCGTTGCCGAGGGCGTTCGGGCTGACGCCGGTGGCCCCGTCGGCGGTGTACAGCCGCTTCTCGGATGCCACGCCCATCGCCCTGGACGACGAGGGGATCGCCGCCACGATCGCCGATTTCGCCGCGGCATCCCGCATCGGAATCGGCCTCGGCTTCGACGGCGTCGAGATCATGGCGTCGGAGGGGTACCTGCTCAATCAGTTCGCCTCGCCCGTGACGAACCTGCGCGACGACGCCTGGGGAGGGGATGCCGCCCGGCGGTGCGCGTTCCCGGTCGCGGTGACCCGCGCCGTGCGATCGGCCGTCGGCAGCGCCCCGGTGCTCGTGCGCATCTCGGGGGCCGATCTGGTCGAGGGGTCGTCGACGCCCGACGAGGTCGACGCGCTGGCGGTGGCGCTCGCCGACGCCGGTGCCGACGCGGTCGATGTGGGGATCGGATGGCACGAGTCGCGCGTGCCCACCGTGCAGTCGATGGTGCCGCACGCCGCCTTCACACAGGTGTCGGCGCGCATCCGCGCAGCGCTGGCGGCGGCGGGAGCCACTGTGCCGGTGATCGCCTCGAACCGCATCAACACTCTTGCGCAGGCCGAACGGGTGCTTGCGGGGGGCGAGGCCGACATCGTGTCGATGGCGCGGCCGTTCCTGGCCGATCCGCACATCGTCGCCGCGTCCTTCGCGGGGCGCGAGGCGACGGTGAACCCGTGCATCGGCTGCAACGAGGCGTGTATCGACCGCTCGTTCGGTCTGGAGCCGGTCTCGTGCACGGTCAACCCGCGCGCCGGGCGCGAGCTCGAGTTCCCGCTGGCTGCGGCATCCCGCCCTCGTGGCACCCGGATCGCGGTCGTGGGGGCGGGGCCGGCAGGGATGGAGGCGGCCCGGGCGGCGGCATTCGCCGGGGCGCAGGTCACGCTGTTCGAAGCCGGCGATGCCATCGGTGGTCAGTTTCTGCTGGCGGGAGCCGTGCCGGGCAAGAGCGATTTCGCGGCCAACGCGCGCTCGTTCGCCCGCGTGCTCGACGAGCTCGGCGTCGACGTGCGCACGGGGCACGAGGCGACGGCCGAAGAGCTGGTTGGTTTCGATCACGTGGTGGTGGCCACCGGAGTCGTGCCGCGGCGCGTGGAGCTGCCGGGAGTCGAGCGCGCTGTCGACTATGTGCAGGCGTTCGCCGAGGCGGCCCGGCTCGGCGAACGGGTCGCGGTGATCGGCGCGGGCGGGATCGCCGTCGATCTCGCACATCTGCTCGTGGAAGGGGTGGATGCCGGCCCCGACCGCTTTCTCATCGAGCACGGTCTGCGGGTGGGAGCGCTGCCCGCACCGCGTCGGCGCGTGACCATCATGCGCCGCACGGGCGCGATCGGGGCGGGCATGGGCGTGACCACGCGCTGGGCGGCCGTGCAGGAGATCCGCCGTCGCGGGGTGCGCACGCTCACGGGCGTCACGTATCGGGCGATCGAGCCGAGCGGCGTGCGGGTCGAGGTGGACGGGACTGAGGAGCTGATCGAGGCCGACGTCGTCGTGATCGCGGCCGGGCAGACGCCCCGCGCGCAGCTGGCCGGGCAGCTGGCGTCGCGGGGCATCGCGCACACCGTCGTCGGCGGGGCGCGCAACACCGCCGGGCTGAACGCGGTCGCCGCATTCGAAGAGGGGCTGCGCGCCGGGGATGCCGCGGCGCGCGCGGCGGGGCGCTGA
- the poxB gene encoding ubiquinone-dependent pyruvate dehydrogenase, with product MSTNVAELFVQTLKNAGVQRIWGIPGDSLNAFTEAMRRDGGIRWMHMRHEEAAAFAAGAEAEVTGELAVAAGSCGPGNLHFINGLFDANRTRVPVLAIASHIPLAEIGSGYFQETHPQDLFQECSVYCELISDASQLPWVLENALRAAVSERGVAVVVVPGDVFFQEAPDRRPSSPIRAAVSRVMPAAAELQAAADILNTAKKVTILAGAGVAGAHDEVVALAERLQAPIVHALRGKPHIEYDNPFDVGMTGLLGFASGYRAMDKCDALLMLGTDFPYRQFYPEKAQIIQIDLRGSQLGRRTPVDVGLVGDVKSAASALLPLIEEGRASKHLTDSVKHYRKTRRELDELAANDGKRPIHPQYVARLVDELAAKDAVFTADVGTPTIWAARYLRMTGERMLLGSFVHGSMASAMPQALGAAGVDPARQVVALAGDGGLAMLMGDLISITQNDLPVKIVVFNNSSLNFVELEMKAAGIVNFATDLHNPNFADVATSVGITGIRVEDPADLEDALQRAFAVPGAALVDVVVAREELSIPPAITAAQAKGFTLWALRTVMSGRGDELLDLADVNIVRRIFG from the coding sequence ATGTCGACGAACGTGGCGGAGCTTTTCGTGCAGACCCTGAAGAACGCCGGTGTGCAGCGCATCTGGGGAATCCCGGGCGACTCGCTGAACGCCTTCACCGAAGCGATGCGGCGTGACGGCGGCATCCGCTGGATGCACATGAGACACGAAGAGGCTGCGGCGTTCGCCGCCGGTGCCGAAGCAGAGGTCACCGGCGAGTTGGCGGTGGCTGCCGGCAGCTGCGGACCGGGCAATCTGCACTTCATCAACGGCTTGTTCGACGCGAACCGCACCCGGGTTCCGGTGCTGGCGATCGCCTCGCACATCCCGCTCGCCGAGATCGGCAGCGGCTACTTCCAAGAGACCCATCCGCAAGACCTGTTTCAGGAGTGCAGTGTCTACTGCGAGCTGATCAGTGACGCATCGCAGCTGCCATGGGTGCTGGAGAACGCCCTGCGCGCCGCGGTCAGCGAACGTGGCGTCGCGGTCGTCGTCGTGCCCGGCGATGTGTTCTTTCAAGAAGCCCCCGACCGGCGGCCCTCATCACCCATCCGCGCGGCCGTCTCGCGCGTGATGCCCGCCGCCGCTGAGCTGCAGGCGGCGGCCGACATCCTGAATACGGCCAAGAAGGTGACGATCCTGGCTGGGGCCGGAGTGGCGGGGGCGCATGACGAGGTGGTCGCGCTCGCCGAACGACTGCAGGCGCCGATCGTGCACGCGCTGCGCGGCAAGCCGCATATCGAGTACGACAATCCGTTCGACGTCGGCATGACCGGACTGCTGGGCTTCGCGTCGGGATATCGAGCGATGGACAAGTGCGATGCGCTGCTGATGCTGGGCACCGACTTTCCGTACCGGCAGTTCTACCCCGAGAAGGCCCAGATCATCCAGATCGATCTGCGCGGATCGCAGCTGGGTCGACGCACCCCGGTCGATGTCGGACTCGTCGGCGACGTCAAGAGCGCGGCATCCGCCCTGCTTCCGTTGATCGAGGAGGGTCGCGCTTCCAAGCACCTCACCGACAGCGTCAAGCACTACCGCAAGACCCGGCGCGAACTCGACGAGCTGGCCGCGAACGACGGCAAGAGGCCCATCCATCCGCAGTATGTGGCGCGGCTGGTCGACGAGTTGGCGGCGAAGGATGCCGTGTTCACGGCGGATGTCGGAACCCCGACGATCTGGGCGGCGCGTTATCTGCGCATGACGGGGGAGCGCATGCTGCTCGGCTCGTTCGTGCACGGGTCGATGGCGAGCGCGATGCCGCAAGCACTGGGTGCGGCGGGCGTGGATCCGGCGCGCCAGGTCGTGGCCCTGGCCGGTGACGGCGGACTGGCGATGCTCATGGGCGACCTGATCTCGATCACGCAGAACGATCTGCCCGTGAAGATCGTCGTGTTCAACAACTCCTCGCTGAACTTCGTCGAGCTGGAGATGAAAGCCGCCGGCATCGTGAATTTCGCGACCGATCTGCACAACCCGAACTTCGCCGACGTTGCGACATCGGTCGGGATCACCGGCATCCGGGTCGAAGATCCCGCCGATCTCGAAGACGCCCTGCAGCGCGCGTTCGCAGTACCCGGTGCGGCGCTGGTCGACGTGGTCGTTGCTCGCGAAGAGCTCTCGATCCCGCCGGCGATCACCGCCGCGCAGGCCAAGGGCTTCACCCTGTGGGCGCTGCGCACCGTGATGAGCGGCCGCGGCGACGAGCTGCTGGATCTTGCCGATGTGAACATCGTGCGGCGCATCTTCGGCTGA
- a CDS encoding error-prone DNA polymerase: MGFNNPSISWSELERVLSDRRRPRSVPAGADGGDSPAWSHKRGPYVPPPIERPADVVPYAELHAHSSFSFLDGASSPEELVEEAERLGLHALAITDHDGFYGVVRFAEAAADRALKTVYGAELSLELPRPQKGEADPAGAHLLVLARGQEGYHRLAAAITHAQLRGAEKGRPVYDLDELAAQAEGHWAILTGCRKGAVRRALAEVTLTGGRDAAAAALDRLVAGFGVDNVYVELIDHGEPMDSTVNDLLAQLAADRGLATVATNNVHYANPRRRTLAAAVAAVRAGRSLDELDGWLPAHAGAHLRSGAEMQRRFARYPGAVARTVALADELAFPLRMAKPALPKLRVPEGQTPMSHLRQLVWGAVPRKYPDLIAKDRQRIAHELDVIEQKDFPGYFLIVYGIVQEARRRGILCQGRGSAANSAVCYLLDITAVDAIAYELPFERFLSSLREEEPDIDVDFDSDRREEIIQWVYEQYGRDRAAQVCNVIQYRPKNAVRDMARALGYSPGQQDAWSKQVERWGASLSTGDGHDIPDQVIEYAEELLKAPRHLGIHSGGMVLTERPVGEVVPIEHARMPGRTVIQWDKDDAAWMGLVKFDLLGLGMLAALQYCFDLIRASTGEVWELSTIPKEESAVYDMLCRADSIGVFQVESRAQMGLLPRLQPRRFYDLVIEIALIRPGPIQGGAVHPYVRRKLGREKVTYAHPKLEPVLARTLGVPVFQEQLMQMGMAIGGLSGEDADLLRRAMGSKRGVERIESLKQKLYEGMAANGLVGDAADTIYEKIQAFANFGFAESHSLSFALLVYASSWLKLHYPAAFLAGLLRAQPMGFYSPATLVADARRHGVEVRRPDLHVSGAEPLVERAQQDETAVTGRDSCLSRHQPPVGDFDIDAPDESAAHRRDGAFAVRLGLAAVKGIGSTLAEKIVTERDTHGRYRDLRDLVRRVGVNTAQLEALATAGAFECLGLTRREAIWLAGSAAQDKAEFLPDSMVSVQPPLFGDPSSYERLAADLWATGVSTDDHPLTHFRAPLDARGVLTSRELRTHETGRRVEVAGLVTHRQRPATASGITFINLEDEHGIVNVICSMGVWTRYRRIVRDAPALIVRGIIERSAEGVVNLLADAVEDLRVGVDHRSRDFR; the protein is encoded by the coding sequence ATGGGCTTCAACAACCCCTCCATCTCGTGGTCCGAGCTCGAGCGTGTGCTCAGCGACCGGCGCCGGCCCCGCTCGGTTCCCGCCGGTGCCGACGGCGGCGACAGCCCGGCGTGGTCGCACAAGCGTGGACCATACGTGCCGCCGCCCATCGAGCGGCCCGCCGATGTGGTGCCCTACGCCGAGCTGCACGCGCACTCGTCGTTCTCGTTCCTCGATGGGGCATCCTCTCCCGAAGAACTCGTCGAAGAGGCCGAACGGCTTGGTCTGCATGCTCTGGCGATCACCGACCACGACGGCTTCTACGGCGTGGTGCGGTTCGCCGAAGCCGCAGCCGACCGGGCGTTGAAGACCGTGTACGGTGCCGAACTGTCACTCGAGCTTCCCCGACCCCAGAAGGGCGAGGCAGACCCCGCCGGCGCCCATCTGCTCGTGCTCGCACGCGGGCAGGAGGGCTACCACCGGCTGGCGGCCGCGATCACGCACGCGCAACTGCGTGGTGCCGAGAAGGGGCGGCCGGTCTACGACCTCGACGAGCTGGCCGCGCAGGCCGAGGGGCACTGGGCGATTCTCACCGGCTGCCGCAAGGGCGCGGTGCGCAGGGCACTGGCAGAGGTGACGCTGACCGGAGGGAGGGATGCCGCGGCCGCCGCGCTCGACCGGCTGGTCGCCGGTTTCGGGGTGGACAACGTGTATGTCGAACTGATCGATCACGGCGAGCCGATGGACTCGACGGTCAACGACCTGCTCGCGCAGCTGGCCGCCGACCGGGGCCTGGCCACGGTGGCCACCAACAACGTGCACTACGCGAATCCCCGGCGGCGGACCCTGGCCGCGGCCGTCGCCGCCGTACGGGCAGGTCGCAGTCTCGACGAGCTCGACGGCTGGCTGCCCGCCCATGCCGGCGCCCACCTGCGCAGCGGCGCCGAGATGCAGCGACGGTTTGCCCGGTACCCCGGAGCGGTGGCACGCACTGTCGCCCTCGCCGACGAGCTGGCGTTCCCCCTGCGCATGGCCAAGCCCGCGCTGCCCAAGCTGCGTGTGCCCGAAGGGCAGACGCCCATGTCGCATCTGCGACAGCTGGTGTGGGGGGCGGTTCCACGCAAATATCCCGATCTCATCGCGAAAGACCGGCAGCGCATCGCCCACGAACTCGACGTCATCGAGCAGAAGGACTTTCCCGGCTACTTCCTGATCGTGTACGGCATCGTGCAAGAAGCCCGGCGGCGCGGCATCCTCTGCCAGGGGCGGGGATCGGCGGCCAACAGCGCCGTCTGCTATCTGCTGGATATCACCGCCGTCGATGCTATCGCCTACGAGCTGCCGTTCGAGCGGTTCCTGTCGAGCCTGCGCGAGGAAGAGCCCGACATCGACGTGGACTTCGATTCCGACCGGCGTGAAGAGATCATCCAGTGGGTCTACGAGCAGTACGGCCGGGATCGTGCCGCGCAGGTGTGCAACGTCATCCAGTACCGGCCGAAGAACGCCGTGCGCGATATGGCGCGGGCGCTCGGGTATTCGCCGGGGCAGCAGGATGCCTGGTCGAAGCAGGTGGAGAGATGGGGTGCGAGTCTGTCCACCGGCGACGGCCACGACATCCCCGACCAGGTGATCGAATACGCCGAAGAGCTCTTGAAAGCCCCGCGGCACCTGGGCATCCACTCCGGCGGCATGGTGCTCACCGAGCGGCCGGTCGGTGAGGTCGTGCCCATCGAGCACGCGCGCATGCCCGGCCGCACCGTCATCCAGTGGGACAAAGACGACGCGGCGTGGATGGGCCTGGTGAAGTTCGACCTGCTGGGGCTGGGGATGTTGGCGGCCCTGCAGTATTGCTTCGATCTCATCCGTGCGTCCACGGGGGAGGTGTGGGAGCTGTCCACCATTCCGAAAGAGGAATCCGCCGTCTACGACATGCTGTGCCGTGCCGACTCGATCGGCGTGTTCCAGGTCGAATCGCGTGCGCAGATGGGCCTGCTGCCGCGTCTGCAGCCGCGTCGCTTCTACGACCTCGTCATCGAGATAGCGCTTATCCGTCCCGGTCCCATCCAAGGCGGGGCCGTGCACCCGTATGTGCGTCGCAAACTCGGGCGCGAGAAGGTGACGTACGCACACCCGAAGCTCGAGCCGGTGCTCGCGCGCACGCTGGGGGTGCCGGTGTTCCAAGAGCAGCTCATGCAGATGGGCATGGCCATCGGTGGCTTGTCGGGTGAAGATGCCGACCTGCTGCGCCGGGCGATGGGCTCCAAACGTGGCGTGGAGCGCATCGAGTCGCTCAAGCAGAAGCTGTACGAGGGAATGGCGGCCAATGGATTGGTGGGGGATGCCGCAGACACCATCTACGAGAAGATCCAGGCGTTCGCGAACTTCGGTTTTGCTGAATCGCATTCGCTGTCGTTCGCGCTGCTGGTCTATGCGAGCAGTTGGCTGAAGCTGCACTACCCGGCCGCGTTCTTGGCCGGTCTTCTGCGTGCGCAGCCGATGGGGTTCTACTCACCGGCCACGCTGGTCGCCGACGCGCGCCGGCACGGCGTCGAGGTGCGTCGGCCCGACCTGCACGTGTCGGGTGCCGAACCGCTCGTTGAGCGAGCGCAGCAAGACGAGACGGCCGTCACCGGCAGGGACTCATGCCTGTCCCGCCACCAACCGCCGGTCGGCGACTTCGACATCGACGCGCCCGACGAGTCCGCCGCGCATCGTCGCGACGGGGCCTTCGCCGTGCGACTGGGGTTGGCTGCGGTCAAGGGCATCGGGTCGACGCTGGCCGAGAAGATCGTCACCGAGCGCGATACGCACGGGCGTTATCGCGATCTGCGCGACCTGGTGCGCCGGGTCGGCGTCAACACCGCGCAGCTGGAGGCGCTGGCCACTGCGGGAGCCTTCGAATGCCTGGGGCTGACCCGCCGCGAGGCGATCTGGCTGGCAGGCTCGGCGGCCCAGGACAAGGCCGAGTTCCTGCCCGACTCGATGGTGTCAGTGCAGCCGCCGCTGTTCGGTGACCCGTCGAGCTACGAGAGGCTGGCCGCCGATCTGTGGGCGACCGGTGTGTCCACCGACGATCATCCGCTCACGCATTTCCGGGCACCGCTGGATGCCCGCGGCGTGCTGACCTCGCGCGAGCTGCGCACACACGAAACCGGCCGACGCGTCGAGGTGGCGGGACTTGTCACACACCGCCAGCGCCCGGCCACGGCATCCGGTATCACTTTCATCAATCTCGAAGACGAGCACGGGATCGTCAACGTGATCTGTTCGATGGGGGTGTGGACCCGGTACCGACGCATCGTGCGCGATGCGCCGGCACTGATCGTGCGGGGAATCATCGAACGGTCTGCCGAGGGCGTTGTGAACCTGCTCGCCGATGCAGTCGAAGACCTCCGGGTCGGGGTCGATCATCGCTCCCGCGACTTCCGGTGA